In a single window of the Nitrospirae bacterium CG2_30_53_67 genome:
- a CDS encoding 4-hydroxythreonine-4-phosphate dehydrogenase PdxA, producing the protein MQKSAPTPYRPVIGITMGDPAGIGPEIILSLLSSKEICSVCIPVVIGCGAVLDAAAELIGVRNPCKRISGPGAISPESPDPLLMDLANIQIGEYSIGRISAKAGRASVEYLFRAIELAKNGDIHAIVTAPIHKEALHRAGFIYAGHTEILAERTGSTNYAMMLIGGPIRVVLVTTHIPLKEVPSRITIEGVLQKIRLADQGMRDLDFDHPRIAVAGLNPHGGEGGIFGREEQEIISPAVAQAWEQGIDVTGPLPPDTVFYQAYHGRYHAVVCMYHDQGLIPLKMIAFDSGVNVTLGLPIIRTSVDHGTAFDIAGKGTANPASLTEAVKLAVRLVRNKTG; encoded by the coding sequence AGATCATCCTTTCTCTCCTTTCCAGTAAGGAGATCTGCTCGGTATGCATTCCGGTGGTCATCGGATGCGGCGCGGTTCTCGATGCCGCGGCGGAGCTCATCGGTGTCAGGAACCCATGCAAGCGCATATCCGGGCCCGGCGCCATCTCACCCGAATCCCCTGATCCCTTGCTGATGGATCTGGCGAATATCCAGATCGGAGAATATTCCATAGGACGGATATCCGCTAAAGCCGGCCGTGCATCCGTGGAATATCTGTTCCGTGCCATAGAACTGGCAAAAAATGGGGATATTCATGCCATCGTCACCGCCCCCATCCACAAGGAAGCCCTGCATCGTGCGGGCTTCATCTATGCCGGCCATACCGAAATACTCGCCGAAAGGACAGGGAGCACGAATTATGCCATGATGCTGATCGGCGGGCCCATCCGCGTGGTCCTGGTCACTACCCATATCCCGTTGAAAGAGGTCCCGTCAAGGATTACCATAGAAGGGGTGCTTCAAAAGATCCGCCTGGCAGACCAGGGGATGCGGGACCTGGATTTTGATCATCCCAGGATCGCCGTGGCCGGACTCAACCCCCACGGCGGAGAGGGCGGGATCTTCGGCAGAGAAGAACAAGAGATCATCTCCCCTGCCGTGGCCCAGGCATGGGAACAGGGGATAGACGTGACCGGGCCTCTCCCTCCGGATACGGTTTTTTATCAGGCCTATCACGGCCGGTACCATGCCGTGGTCTGTATGTATCACGACCAGGGCCTGATCCCGCTCAAGATGATCGCCTTTGATTCAGGTGTGAATGTAACCCTGGGCCTGCCCATCATCCGGACGTCGGTGGATCATGGGACCGCTTTTGACATTGCCGGAAAAGGGACGGCCAACCCGGCGAGCCTGACAGAGGCGGTCAAACTTGCCGTACGGCTGGTCAGAAACAAGACGGGCTGA